One genomic segment of Aquipluma nitroreducens includes these proteins:
- the gcvP gene encoding aminomethyl-transferring glycine dehydrogenase, with product MASDKFVMRHIGPRDHEIQEMLNVLGVSTLDELMNQTVPENIRLKQPLKLEDGLTERQYFRKILALAAQNKVYNTYIGMGYYDTITPAVILRNVLENPVWYTSYTPYQAEISQGRLEALLNFQTMVCELTGMEMANASLLDEATAAAEAMVMMHNSRSRAKAKTDANVVWVDEKVWPQTLDVLITRANPLGIELKIADWKNFELNENTFGVIVQYPNSDGQIVDYTSLVKSAHEKEIFVSVAADLLSLSILTPPGEWGADIVFGTSQRFGIPMGYGGPHAAFFASKDAFKRTMPGRIIGVSKDAHGNRALRMALQTREQHIKREKATSNICTSQALLSNMAGFYAVYHGPEGIKQIATRIHCIAALLEKEISALGYTQVNTTYFDTIRFALPRHVKHEDIEWLSLELEMNFRYFENGEVGLSIDETTNLDDINWMIEVFAKAANKPFGKIVDYPTACTIQPEFLRTSAFMQQEVFNKYRSETEMLRYIKKLEHKDISLTHSMIPLGSCTMKLNAATEMLPLSWIEFNGIHPFVPKNQARGYHEMMEELRRDLAEITGFADVSLQPNSGAAGEYAGLMVIRQYHISRGDEHRNVVLIPSSAHGTNPASAVMAGMKVVVTPCDERGNIDVEALRLKAEEFKDTLSCFMVTYPSTHGVYESSITELCEIIHSHGGQVYMDGANMNAQVGLTNPSRIGADVCHLNLHKTFAIPHGGGGPGVGPICVAAHLVEFLPSHPVMNNGHVGITAVSAAPWGSASVLPITYGYIKMLGADGLKRASEIAILNANYIANALKDNYGVLYTGENGRCAHEMILECRHLKAASGISETDISKRLMDYGFHAPTLSFPVHGTLMVEPTESESKQELDRFIEALTGIFNEIQAVASGELDKEDNPLKNAPHTSDVVTADDWNHSYSRQTAVFPLAWLKENKYWPPVGRVDDAFGDRNLVCTCEPIENYK from the coding sequence ATGGCAAGCGATAAATTTGTAATGCGTCACATTGGTCCACGCGATCACGAAATTCAGGAAATGCTGAATGTTCTTGGAGTTTCAACGCTCGACGAATTGATGAACCAGACCGTTCCGGAAAATATTCGACTGAAACAGCCGCTGAAACTGGAAGACGGGTTGACCGAACGTCAGTATTTCCGCAAAATTCTGGCCCTGGCCGCCCAAAACAAAGTGTACAACACCTACATCGGAATGGGTTATTACGACACCATTACACCCGCAGTTATTCTTCGGAATGTGTTGGAAAATCCGGTTTGGTACACCAGCTATACACCTTATCAAGCCGAAATTTCGCAGGGAAGGCTCGAAGCATTGCTGAATTTCCAGACGATGGTTTGCGAACTGACTGGTATGGAAATGGCCAATGCCTCGCTACTCGACGAAGCCACTGCAGCAGCCGAAGCCATGGTAATGATGCACAACTCCCGTTCGCGCGCTAAAGCAAAAACCGATGCGAATGTGGTTTGGGTCGATGAAAAAGTATGGCCTCAAACACTGGATGTACTCATTACACGCGCTAATCCATTGGGAATTGAGCTGAAAATCGCCGACTGGAAAAATTTCGAATTAAATGAAAATACGTTTGGGGTCATTGTCCAATACCCAAATTCAGACGGACAAATTGTTGATTATACATCGCTTGTAAAATCGGCTCACGAAAAAGAAATATTTGTTTCGGTAGCTGCCGATTTATTGAGTTTATCGATCCTGACTCCTCCGGGAGAATGGGGTGCCGATATTGTTTTCGGAACATCACAGCGCTTTGGTATCCCAATGGGATACGGTGGACCTCACGCTGCGTTCTTTGCTTCGAAAGATGCTTTCAAACGCACCATGCCGGGTCGCATTATCGGAGTTTCGAAAGATGCTCATGGTAACCGCGCGTTGCGCATGGCTTTGCAAACCCGCGAGCAACACATCAAACGCGAAAAAGCAACTTCCAACATTTGTACTTCGCAGGCTTTGTTGTCGAATATGGCGGGCTTTTATGCCGTTTACCATGGACCGGAAGGCATCAAGCAAATTGCCACACGCATTCATTGCATCGCCGCTTTACTCGAAAAAGAAATTTCGGCTTTGGGATACACCCAGGTGAACACCACTTATTTCGACACCATTCGGTTTGCACTACCACGTCATGTGAAACACGAAGATATTGAGTGGCTTTCGCTCGAACTGGAAATGAACTTCCGTTATTTCGAAAATGGAGAGGTTGGTTTAAGCATTGACGAAACCACTAACCTCGACGACATCAACTGGATGATCGAAGTATTTGCAAAAGCCGCCAATAAACCTTTTGGAAAGATAGTTGATTATCCGACTGCGTGTACCATTCAGCCTGAATTCCTGAGAACCTCAGCGTTCATGCAACAGGAAGTGTTCAACAAATACCGCTCTGAAACCGAAATGCTTCGTTACATCAAAAAGTTAGAGCACAAAGATATTTCGCTCACGCATTCCATGATTCCTCTTGGATCGTGCACCATGAAACTGAATGCTGCTACTGAAATGCTTCCACTAAGCTGGATTGAATTTAATGGAATTCACCCGTTTGTTCCGAAAAATCAGGCACGTGGCTACCACGAAATGATGGAAGAACTTCGCCGCGATTTGGCTGAAATTACCGGGTTTGCTGATGTGAGCCTTCAGCCTAATTCGGGAGCAGCAGGCGAATACGCTGGCTTGATGGTCATCCGTCAATATCACATTAGCCGTGGCGACGAACACCGCAACGTGGTGTTAATTCCTTCATCAGCTCATGGAACCAATCCTGCCAGCGCCGTAATGGCCGGTATGAAAGTGGTTGTTACTCCTTGTGACGAGCGAGGAAACATCGACGTGGAAGCTTTGCGCCTGAAAGCCGAAGAATTTAAAGATACGCTGTCGTGTTTCATGGTAACTTATCCATCGACTCACGGAGTTTATGAATCGTCGATTACTGAATTGTGCGAAATCATACATTCGCATGGTGGACAGGTTTACATGGACGGTGCCAACATGAATGCCCAAGTTGGATTGACTAATCCAAGTCGCATTGGAGCCGATGTTTGTCACCTGAATTTGCACAAAACATTCGCCATTCCTCACGGAGGTGGAGGTCCGGGTGTTGGTCCTATTTGTGTTGCCGCTCATTTGGTAGAATTCCTGCCTTCGCATCCGGTCATGAACAACGGACATGTTGGAATTACAGCAGTTTCGGCTGCTCCCTGGGGAAGCGCTTCGGTGCTGCCAATTACCTACGGATACATCAAAATGCTTGGTGCCGATGGGTTAAAACGGGCTTCGGAAATTGCGATCCTGAATGCCAACTACATTGCCAATGCGTTGAAAGATAATTACGGAGTTTTATATACCGGCGAAAATGGCCGCTGTGCCCACGAAATGATACTCGAATGCCGTCACCTGAAAGCCGCTTCAGGAATTTCGGAAACCGATATTTCGAAACGATTGATGGATTATGGCTTCCACGCTCCTACCCTTTCATTCCCGGTTCACGGAACGCTGATGGTTGAACCGACCGAAAGCGAATCGAAACAGGAACTCGATCGTTTCATTGAAGCGCTGACCGGCATTTTCAACGAAATTCAGGCTGTGGCTTCGGGCGAACTGGATAAAGAAGACAACCCGCTAAAAAATGCGCCGCATACTTCGGATGTGGTAACTGCCGACGACTGGAACCATTCGTACAGCCGCCAGACAGCCGTTTTCCCATTGGCATGGTTAAAGGAAAACAAATACTGGCCACCAGTTGGCCGTGTTGACGATGCTTTTGGCGACCGCAACCTGGTTTGCACCTGTGAACCGATTGAAAACTACAAATAA
- a CDS encoding helix-turn-helix domain-containing protein yields the protein MSNSTSGVGIYIDVIDSRKIQSRNNLEFQVNNLKEFFRENEEYGIFDIWKGLDEFMIISPDWEFAVKTVIKVQELLHPFEQRFVLTGFDNVETDKPIHEMDNKEFVMLADGMISLKKNKLYVEIVAKEYSGLLDSVSIILNALITLKNLFTPSQMDIYRQNKAGKSQKELAGTIKKSQQYISKTLNGIKAANLDVLEEKLYKVINYGIDKRNSV from the coding sequence ATGAGCAATAGTACGAGTGGAGTAGGAATTTATATCGATGTAATTGATTCCAGAAAAATACAATCTCGAAATAATTTGGAATTTCAGGTAAATAATCTGAAGGAATTCTTCCGTGAAAATGAAGAATATGGAATTTTTGACATCTGGAAAGGGCTGGATGAATTCATGATCATTTCACCAGATTGGGAATTTGCCGTAAAAACGGTAATTAAGGTTCAGGAACTTTTGCATCCATTTGAACAAAGGTTTGTTTTGACTGGTTTTGATAATGTGGAAACCGACAAACCAATTCATGAAATGGATAATAAAGAATTTGTAATGCTGGCTGATGGAATGATCAGTCTAAAGAAGAATAAATTATATGTCGAGATTGTTGCAAAAGAATATTCTGGTCTACTCGATTCTGTTTCAATTATCCTGAACGCGCTAATCACCTTAAAGAATTTGTTTACACCAAGCCAGATGGATATCTATCGCCAGAATAAGGCCGGAAAATCTCAGAAGGAACTTGCCGGGACAATCAAAAAATCTCAGCAATACATTTCAAAAACGCTTAACGGTATAAAAGCTGCGAATCTGGATGTGTTAGAAGAAAAACTCTATAAAGTGATTAATTATGGAATTGACAAAAGAAATTCTGTTTAG
- a CDS encoding S41 family peptidase → MRTKLIIHLVAFSLIYLSASTLLSAQPSFTQSQLRADFNLFCQALKEAHPGLYRYNKQNHIDSLFAQTEKKIGTNMSQQEFYKLLLPVVVQIKCGHTKFHPDSNWSTNFYFNDEKVFPWRLYFQEDRAFVLGTYVDKIEAPEGSEIISINGKPISEIIKTLLPDFFSDGNNTTFKYIEMSHYFSAYYANLIEGPDSFLVKFRNGETFTEVKIPAISHSTIERFEERINTQNSSKPPYQLEMKSNETAVLTISSFWMESDGLKFKKFLKNSFNTIHDKHIKNLIIDVRDNEGGMDRRGALLLSYLMDQNFDYYDRLEMTQRRKYSFANQAHKPSFYGILRHLISKEKDGTFVWKHNKNLRKQRPQTNHFSGNVYVLINGASFSVTAEFAAVAHYLKRATFIGEETGGGYYGNNSGTFVIVTLPNTKLNVGIPMMAYYTKVKGYPHPDRGVIPDYEVKTRISDILQGKDPVLEFSLKLIENDQN, encoded by the coding sequence ATGAGAACTAAATTGATCATTCATCTGGTTGCGTTCAGCTTGATATACTTGTCTGCATCAACATTATTATCAGCTCAACCCAGTTTTACCCAATCTCAGTTGAGGGCTGACTTTAACCTTTTTTGTCAGGCATTAAAAGAAGCTCATCCCGGTCTTTACCGGTACAATAAGCAAAATCATATCGATAGTCTTTTCGCACAAACCGAAAAGAAAATTGGTACTAATATGAGTCAACAGGAATTTTACAAGTTGCTGCTCCCTGTTGTCGTGCAAATCAAATGTGGTCACACCAAATTTCATCCCGATAGCAATTGGTCTACCAATTTCTATTTCAACGATGAAAAGGTCTTTCCCTGGAGATTGTATTTTCAGGAAGACCGGGCTTTTGTTCTGGGAACTTATGTCGATAAAATTGAAGCTCCGGAAGGTTCAGAAATAATCTCGATCAATGGAAAGCCGATTTCGGAAATCATTAAAACACTGTTACCTGATTTCTTTTCAGACGGGAACAACACTACGTTTAAGTATATTGAAATGAGTCATTATTTCAGTGCTTATTACGCTAATTTGATTGAAGGGCCTGATTCGTTTTTGGTAAAATTTAGGAATGGCGAAACATTTACTGAAGTTAAGATTCCTGCAATTTCACATTCCACCATTGAGCGATTTGAAGAAAGAATCAATACTCAAAACTCATCAAAGCCACCGTATCAGCTGGAAATGAAATCCAACGAAACAGCCGTACTTACCATTTCATCATTCTGGATGGAATCCGACGGTTTAAAATTCAAAAAGTTTCTTAAAAATTCGTTCAATACAATTCACGATAAGCATATAAAGAATCTGATTATCGATGTTAGAGACAATGAAGGTGGTATGGATCGTCGTGGCGCTTTATTGCTCTCTTACCTCATGGATCAGAATTTTGATTATTATGATCGTTTGGAGATGACTCAACGCAGGAAATACTCCTTTGCCAATCAGGCTCATAAACCGTCATTCTATGGAATTCTTCGTCACTTAATTTCCAAAGAAAAGGATGGTACTTTTGTATGGAAGCACAATAAAAACCTACGCAAGCAGAGGCCTCAAACGAATCACTTTTCAGGAAATGTGTATGTGTTGATTAATGGGGCTAGTTTTTCGGTAACTGCCGAATTTGCTGCGGTAGCCCATTACCTGAAACGTGCAACCTTTATTGGTGAAGAGACAGGGGGTGGATATTATGGCAACAACAGTGGTACGTTTGTAATTGTAACCTTGCCCAATACTAAGTTAAATGTAGGCATACCAATGATGGCATATTATACCAAAGTTAAAGGTTATCCACACCCTGATCGTGGAGTTATTCCTGATTACGAAGTGAAGACAAGAATATCAGATATTTTGCAAGGTAAGGATCCGGTGCTTGAATTTAGCTTGAAGTTAATTGAAAACGACCAAAACTAA
- the porE gene encoding PorE family type IX secretion system protein encodes MKNPAFPKILLILLVILLGSCSARKYLNSAATSYEIGEYFNSIEKYKKAYRSQKLRNEKSNIAFRVGEAYYHLSDFAKAAVWYKNAIKQKNSDPICMLHYADCLKATQKYEDAIVWYQTYLGVNPDDQYAKNGLEASKVATTWLDKPNRYMVNIVKELNSRDNDYSPVFVGGRDNEVIFTSTRDASTGGRRKSAITGTRFADLFTSKFEVQKQKWEAPKLLDENLSINTASDEGAATLSSRGDLMIFTRARYDKSKDIGSELLVANQSRGAWSEPTKLELVGDSIIAAHPSLSADGTELYFVSDRPGGYGGKDIWMAKGKGNAFDKPVNLGPEINTPGDEMFPYIRENGDLYFSSNFHPGIGGLDIFKAVMGEDKKWHVENMKAPINSPGDDFGITFIKGEVEKGMFSSNRKGSKSDDIYSFYLPPKVFNASGEIFNKETDQKIDGAMVRIIGTDGTSLKVRANGGRFQYKLKPETDYVIAAFKDGYLNDKVRTSTVGLTDSKDFKFIFKLSPTDEPIKVNNINYATGSYQITEESKLALDSVVQLLVLNPTIKIELMAHTDFVGSDQFNSDLSQKRAQSVVDYLISKGITSGRLVAKGYGETWPKKVTKTIAKQYDFLKKGDELNEAFILKLTPEQQEIAKMLDRRTEFRVLSNDFHE; translated from the coding sequence ATGAAGAACCCGGCTTTTCCTAAAATATTACTTATCCTTCTGGTCATTTTACTTGGCTCATGTTCGGCTCGCAAATACTTGAATTCGGCAGCCACTTCATACGAAATTGGCGAATATTTTAATTCCATCGAAAAATATAAAAAGGCCTATCGCAGTCAAAAACTACGAAACGAAAAAAGCAATATTGCTTTTCGCGTGGGCGAAGCATATTATCACTTAAGCGATTTTGCAAAAGCGGCTGTTTGGTATAAAAATGCCATCAAGCAAAAGAATTCCGATCCAATTTGCATGCTTCATTACGCCGATTGCCTGAAGGCCACTCAAAAATATGAAGACGCCATTGTTTGGTATCAAACTTACCTGGGAGTAAACCCCGACGATCAATATGCGAAAAATGGGTTGGAAGCCAGTAAGGTGGCGACCACCTGGCTGGATAAACCGAACCGATATATGGTAAATATTGTCAAGGAACTGAATTCAAGAGACAATGATTATAGTCCTGTATTTGTTGGAGGGCGCGACAATGAGGTCATATTTACTTCTACACGCGATGCATCAACCGGTGGAAGACGAAAGAGCGCCATCACGGGAACCCGTTTTGCCGATTTATTCACCAGTAAATTTGAAGTTCAGAAACAAAAATGGGAAGCGCCAAAGCTGCTCGACGAAAACCTGTCAATTAATACAGCAAGCGACGAGGGAGCCGCAACTCTATCTTCAAGAGGTGATTTGATGATTTTCACTCGTGCCAGATATGATAAATCAAAAGACATAGGTTCTGAATTACTTGTGGCCAATCAATCGAGAGGGGCATGGTCGGAGCCAACAAAACTTGAATTGGTTGGCGACAGCATAATTGCAGCGCATCCTTCGTTAAGCGCTGATGGCACTGAACTTTATTTTGTGTCGGATCGCCCCGGAGGCTATGGTGGTAAAGACATCTGGATGGCAAAGGGTAAAGGAAATGCTTTCGACAAGCCAGTAAATTTAGGCCCCGAAATCAACACTCCGGGCGACGAAATGTTCCCATATATCCGCGAGAATGGCGATTTGTATTTTTCGTCCAATTTCCATCCCGGTATTGGAGGACTCGACATCTTTAAAGCTGTAATGGGAGAAGATAAAAAGTGGCATGTTGAAAACATGAAGGCTCCAATCAACTCCCCGGGCGACGATTTTGGAATTACTTTTATCAAAGGTGAAGTTGAAAAGGGGATGTTCTCGTCCAACCGTAAAGGCTCGAAAAGCGATGATATTTATTCATTTTATCTTCCTCCAAAAGTATTCAATGCTTCCGGCGAAATCTTCAATAAAGAAACCGATCAGAAAATTGACGGTGCGATGGTACGCATCATCGGAACCGATGGTACAAGCCTGAAAGTTAGGGCAAACGGAGGCCGGTTTCAATATAAGTTAAAACCTGAAACTGATTATGTGATTGCCGCTTTTAAAGACGGTTACCTGAATGATAAAGTACGGACTTCCACCGTTGGATTGACGGACAGCAAAGATTTCAAATTCATCTTTAAACTCTCGCCAACCGACGAGCCGATCAAGGTAAACAACATCAATTATGCCACCGGAAGTTATCAAATTACCGAAGAATCAAAACTGGCTCTCGATTCGGTCGTTCAGTTACTTGTACTAAACCCAACCATCAAAATCGAGCTGATGGCGCACACCGACTTTGTGGGCAGCGATCAGTTCAACTCCGATCTTTCGCAAAAACGTGCACAATCGGTGGTTGATTACCTGATTTCGAAGGGAATTACTTCCGGACGATTGGTAGCCAAAGGATACGGCGAAACCTGGCCGAAGAAAGTAACCAAAACTATCGCCAAACAATACGACTTCCTGAAAAAAGGAGATGAGCTGAACGAAGCATTTATCCTGAAGCTCACCCCCGAACAGCAGGAAATAGCTAAGATGCTTGACCGGCGAACGGAATTCAGGGTGCTGAGCAACGATTTCCATGAGTAG
- a CDS encoding glutamine synthetase III family protein, which yields MAQFRFRALEEVLSRKPIDVKREENLVSDFYGMNVFDRPKMKKYLSKEAYKAVIDAVDNGTPVDRKMADQVAQGMKSWALENGATHITHWFHPLTDGTAEKHDAFIVHGENSTVVETLSGSMLSQQEPDASSFPSGGIRQTFEARGYTAWDPSSPAFIVDNTLTIPTIFISYTGEALDYKTPLLRAIAAVDKAATEVCQLFDKNVTKVNANLGWEQEYFLVDEALFMARPDLMLTGRTLMGHSASKDQQLDDHYFSSIPTRVFRFMEDLENEAFKLGIPVKTRHNEVAPNQFELAPIYEELNLANDHNQMIMDLMKKIARRHNFAVLFHEKPFAGINGSGKHNNWSLSTDTGVNLFSPGKNPKSNLQFLTFVINTLKALHVNQDLLLASIMNAPNSHRLGANEAPPAIISAFLGTEISKMLDLMEESVVDRKMTPEEKTALKLNIGRIPEIILDTTDRNRTSPFAFTGNRFEFRAVGSSANCGGAMIVLNTAIADQLTKFKVEVDALIEAGVKKDEAIFQILKKLIIESKDIRFNGNGYSEEWKAEAARRGLTNVTSVPTSLEAYHNERVVEMFGKTGVLTEREIEGRVEVEFEKYTKKIQIEARVLGDLAINHIVPTAVQYQTTLLDNVKNLKLVFGEEEYATLSAGRIELIREIGGNVSAIKAKVKEMIEARKVANVIESEKEKAYAYESTVKPYLDDIRYHIDKLELIVDNELWPLPKYRELLFVR from the coding sequence ATGGCACAGTTTAGATTTAGAGCTCTCGAAGAAGTTCTTAGCAGAAAACCAATCGACGTAAAGCGCGAGGAAAATCTGGTTTCTGATTTTTACGGAATGAATGTTTTCGATCGTCCGAAAATGAAGAAATACCTTTCGAAAGAAGCATACAAAGCGGTAATTGACGCTGTTGATAATGGAACTCCTGTTGACCGTAAAATGGCTGATCAGGTAGCTCAGGGAATGAAATCGTGGGCTTTGGAAAACGGAGCAACACACATTACACACTGGTTTCATCCATTGACTGATGGTACTGCCGAAAAACATGATGCATTTATTGTTCATGGTGAGAATAGTACCGTGGTTGAAACATTATCTGGATCAATGTTATCTCAGCAAGAACCTGATGCTTCTTCTTTCCCAAGTGGTGGTATCCGTCAGACATTCGAAGCACGTGGTTATACTGCATGGGATCCATCATCTCCGGCTTTCATTGTTGACAATACATTAACTATCCCAACGATTTTCATTTCTTATACAGGTGAAGCTCTCGATTATAAAACTCCTTTGTTACGTGCAATTGCTGCTGTTGACAAAGCTGCGACTGAAGTTTGCCAGTTGTTCGATAAAAATGTGACCAAAGTAAACGCTAATTTAGGTTGGGAACAGGAATATTTCCTTGTTGACGAAGCTTTGTTTATGGCTCGTCCCGACTTGATGTTAACCGGACGCACGTTGATGGGACACTCAGCCTCGAAAGATCAGCAGTTGGACGACCACTATTTCAGTTCAATTCCAACACGTGTTTTCCGTTTTATGGAAGATTTGGAAAATGAAGCATTCAAATTGGGTATTCCGGTAAAAACCCGTCACAACGAGGTTGCACCAAACCAGTTCGAACTTGCTCCTATCTACGAAGAGTTGAATCTTGCGAATGACCACAACCAGATGATCATGGACTTGATGAAAAAAATCGCTCGTCGTCATAACTTCGCTGTTCTTTTCCACGAAAAACCATTTGCAGGTATCAACGGATCAGGAAAACACAACAACTGGTCACTTTCTACTGATACAGGTGTAAACTTGTTTTCTCCAGGGAAAAACCCAAAATCGAACTTGCAATTCCTGACTTTTGTGATCAACACGCTGAAAGCATTACATGTAAATCAGGATTTGTTGCTTGCCAGCATTATGAATGCTCCCAACTCACACCGTTTGGGCGCAAACGAAGCTCCTCCGGCAATCATTTCTGCTTTCCTTGGAACTGAAATCTCTAAGATGTTAGATCTGATGGAAGAATCAGTTGTTGACCGCAAAATGACTCCTGAAGAAAAAACTGCTTTGAAGTTAAATATTGGCCGTATCCCTGAAATTATTCTGGATACTACAGACCGTAACCGTACTTCCCCATTTGCATTCACAGGTAACCGCTTTGAATTCCGCGCTGTAGGTTCTTCTGCAAACTGCGGTGGTGCTATGATTGTTTTAAATACTGCAATTGCCGATCAGCTGACTAAATTCAAAGTTGAGGTTGATGCTTTGATTGAAGCAGGTGTTAAAAAGGACGAAGCGATCTTCCAGATCTTGAAAAAACTGATCATCGAATCTAAGGATATCCGTTTCAATGGTAATGGTTACAGCGAAGAATGGAAAGCTGAAGCTGCACGTCGCGGTTTAACAAATGTAACAAGTGTTCCAACATCATTGGAAGCATATCACAACGAACGTGTTGTTGAAATGTTCGGAAAGACTGGTGTATTGACCGAACGCGAAATCGAAGGACGTGTTGAAGTTGAATTTGAAAAGTATACGAAGAAAATTCAGATCGAAGCTCGCGTTTTGGGCGATTTAGCTATCAACCATATCGTTCCAACAGCAGTACAGTATCAAACTACATTGCTTGATAATGTAAAAAATCTGAAGCTTGTTTTCGGCGAAGAAGAATATGCTACATTGTCAGCCGGACGTATTGAACTGATCCGCGAAATTGGCGGAAACGTTTCAGCAATTAAAGCCAAAGTAAAAGAGATGATCGAAGCCCGTAAAGTGGCCAATGTGATCGAATCTGAAAAAGAAAAGGCTTATGCTTACGAAAGTACTGTAAAACCATATCTGGATGATATTCGTTACCACATCGACAAATTGGAATTGATTGTCGACAATGAATTATGGCCATTGCCAAAATACAGAGAATTACTATTTGTACGATAG